The Candidatus Amarolinea dominans genome has a segment encoding these proteins:
- a CDS encoding response regulator has product MMVSRSYKAIRVLVVSGRTNHAVEITDAFTGVEDVQVVGVVTRPDQAIKLAEQAQIHVALIDDTVPEATPSSVTRALVTALPSVAVVVLTSSHAVDEVRLSMLAGARGFLMQPFSAAELMATVRQIFELEASRQALSVSHAPAFAPQHKAKIITVAGLKGGVGRTMVASNLAVALQDALGKHNAGVVVVDGHLGAGDIGSVLNLRPLHTLADLLARGGELDRDVMDAILTTHPAGLRVLLPASQFNGLEVVEPYHMEQVLTQLQQMCEYIVVDTGPALDRTTLVMLDMADMLLVVTTPEIPSLLRTSLFLDSGRSWGYSDAKMQLVLNRANNKGGIPLADVEAHLRTKVALTIPDDAALVTYSINRGVPLAMSDKRSLVAAALIELARRIMGGEPTKQAAQKSDGLLGRLSNLRMPGAGISTAAVQPGASKVNMVGWSSSK; this is encoded by the coding sequence ATGATGGTGTCGCGTTCGTACAAAGCTATCCGTGTGCTGGTCGTCAGCGGCCGCACCAACCATGCTGTTGAGATCACGGACGCGTTTACCGGGGTAGAGGATGTCCAGGTTGTGGGCGTGGTCACTCGACCTGACCAGGCCATCAAACTGGCTGAACAAGCGCAGATTCATGTTGCGCTCATAGACGACACTGTGCCCGAAGCAACGCCTTCGAGCGTCACCCGTGCGCTGGTCACCGCGCTACCCTCGGTGGCCGTGGTCGTGCTGACCTCGAGCCATGCAGTTGATGAAGTTCGCTTGTCCATGCTGGCCGGTGCGCGCGGCTTCCTGATGCAGCCCTTTAGCGCTGCAGAACTCATGGCTACCGTGCGTCAGATTTTCGAGCTGGAAGCGTCACGTCAAGCCTTGTCGGTCAGTCACGCGCCGGCCTTTGCCCCACAGCACAAGGCCAAGATCATTACCGTGGCCGGCCTCAAAGGCGGCGTGGGCCGCACGATGGTTGCCAGCAACCTGGCTGTGGCTCTGCAGGATGCCCTGGGTAAACATAACGCAGGCGTGGTCGTGGTGGACGGGCACCTGGGCGCCGGTGACATCGGCAGCGTGCTGAACCTGCGGCCTTTGCACACCCTGGCCGACCTGCTGGCCCGCGGCGGTGAGCTGGATCGTGACGTGATGGATGCCATCCTGACCACGCACCCTGCCGGATTACGCGTGCTGCTGCCGGCCTCGCAGTTCAACGGGCTGGAGGTGGTAGAGCCTTATCATATGGAACAGGTGCTCACGCAATTGCAGCAGATGTGCGAATACATCGTGGTGGATACCGGGCCGGCCCTCGACCGCACCACGCTGGTCATGCTCGACATGGCTGACATGCTGTTGGTCGTCACTACGCCGGAGATTCCCTCCCTGTTGCGCACCAGCCTGTTTCTGGATTCGGGGCGTAGTTGGGGCTATTCGGATGCAAAGATGCAGTTGGTGCTCAACCGTGCCAACAACAAGGGGGGGATTCCGCTGGCAGATGTGGAGGCGCATCTGCGCACTAAAGTGGCGCTGACCATTCCCGATGATGCGGCCCTGGTGACCTACTCGATCAACCGGGGCGTGCCCCTGGCGATGAGCGACAAACGCAGCCTGGTGGCTGCGGCGCTGATCGAACTGGCCCGGCGCATCATGGGAGGAGAGCCGACGAAGCAGGCAGCGCAGAAATCGGACGGCTTGCTTGGGCGTTTGTCCAACTTACGCATGCCCGGCGCTGGTATCAGCACGGCTGCGGTTCAGCCTGGCGCCAGCAAGGTCAACATGGTCGGTTGGAGCAGCAGTAAATAA
- the cpaB gene encoding Flp pilus assembly protein CpaB has protein sequence MRQRAGWFWLVTGILVALFAGFMTFRTLAQATVNQALLQDVPVSQAVVAARDVPANTVLTADDLEVREMPDQFLPAGAVRDINDALDKITTVQMITGEVVQSLRLVTPDVTVATNLAFTIPAGKVVMALPPLDLMSKLGLLKAGDKVDLLVSVNVGDSASSGQLATISSLQNLTITAIVMPQIDIPQGATVSPDGSGKESGSVQALLFALDPQDALVLKYLKDSGGIIDIVLRANNSDEFARTEPVDLPYLVDKYHFQIPATQQSADTAASR, from the coding sequence ATGCGACAACGTGCTGGCTGGTTCTGGTTAGTGACTGGTATTCTGGTCGCTTTATTTGCTGGCTTTATGACATTTCGTACCCTTGCGCAGGCCACAGTAAACCAGGCTCTTCTGCAGGATGTGCCTGTTTCGCAGGCCGTCGTCGCGGCGCGTGACGTACCCGCCAACACGGTGCTCACTGCCGACGACCTTGAGGTTCGGGAAATGCCGGATCAATTCCTGCCCGCAGGCGCCGTGCGCGACATTAACGACGCCCTGGACAAGATCACCACCGTGCAGATGATCACCGGCGAGGTGGTGCAGAGCCTGCGGTTGGTGACGCCCGATGTTACCGTGGCGACCAACCTGGCCTTCACGATTCCAGCGGGCAAGGTGGTGATGGCGCTCCCCCCGCTTGATCTGATGAGCAAGCTCGGTCTGCTCAAGGCTGGCGACAAGGTTGACCTCCTGGTCAGCGTGAACGTGGGGGATAGCGCCAGTAGCGGCCAGTTGGCAACGATCAGTTCCTTACAGAATCTGACCATCACGGCCATCGTCATGCCGCAGATTGACATTCCCCAGGGCGCGACCGTTTCTCCTGATGGCAGCGGCAAGGAAAGCGGCTCGGTTCAAGCCCTGCTTTTTGCGCTTGACCCGCAGGATGCCCTGGTCCTGAAGTATCTGAAGGACAGCGGCGGTATCATTGATATTGTTCTGCGGGCTAACAATAGCGATGAATTTGCGCGTACCGAGCCTGTGGACTTGCCTTATCTGGTGGACAAGTACCACTTCCAGATCCCGGCAACACAGCAAAGTGCTGACACGGCTGCCAGTCGCTAG
- a CDS encoding isoprenylcysteine carboxylmethyltransferase family protein, producing the protein MTSASWRQELSNTVQNVQNVDPNETENGPKSASERALDLMVAVVWALVAGGYLWGLRQERSLAGLGLFIFYTLVAVSFLRRRAARRTPTWWENGLALFGVFLPMFGLRPAATGWPIAGVVVQVLSLAGMIVALGFLGRSFGIAPADRGVVRHGFYAVIRHPLYACETLFYLGFLCANLSIMNGLAVIMITAITVVRILREERIISGYQAYAQQVHWRLLPFVW; encoded by the coding sequence ATGACCTCCGCCTCTTGGCGCCAGGAGTTGAGCAATACCGTGCAAAACGTGCAAAACGTGGATCCAAACGAAACAGAAAACGGCCCCAAGTCAGCCTCAGAGCGGGCGCTGGATCTGATGGTGGCGGTGGTGTGGGCGCTGGTGGCCGGCGGCTACCTGTGGGGCCTGCGCCAGGAACGCAGCCTGGCCGGGCTTGGGCTGTTCATTTTCTACACCCTGGTTGCCGTCAGCTTCTTGCGCCGGCGCGCCGCACGGCGGACGCCGACCTGGTGGGAAAATGGCCTGGCCTTGTTCGGCGTCTTTTTACCCATGTTCGGTCTGCGGCCCGCAGCAACCGGTTGGCCCATCGCCGGCGTGGTTGTCCAGGTGCTCAGCCTGGCCGGCATGATCGTGGCCCTGGGGTTCCTGGGGCGCAGTTTCGGAATTGCCCCGGCTGATCGCGGCGTCGTCAGGCATGGGTTCTATGCCGTGATTCGCCACCCGCTGTATGCATGCGAAACCCTGTTCTACCTGGGTTTTCTGTGTGCCAATCTTTCGATCATGAATGGACTAGCCGTGATCATGATAACCGCGATCACGGTGGTGCGCATCTTGCGTGAAGAGCGCATTATCAGCGGTTATCAGGCTTACGCACAGCAGGTGCATTGGCGCCTGCTCCCGTTCGTCTGGTAG
- a CDS encoding pilus assembly protein gives MICKWIAQRRDLVHPRLHKGRQSGQSLVLIALLLPALLGVIALAIDGGYAYAQRRQMQNAADAAAVAGARAFALQSNVNSEVSRFTSANGASSFSWRQLSETQTDVLTNLSINLTNIEVTANVTFDTFFARIVGINQMTATATARARVQPVNGIGNMLPIIPYEQNFVFGQEYNMWDNVQNAPGGFGWVNWDGGSPSTPVLVNYISNPASSGVRNIGDWVHSMTGVKSSSQVRDALSYWLNRPVIVPMYDQVTGSGSNAMYRISGFAQFIMTSFSLTGNPKTVRGRFAGLVMPGNGGFTQCLTCMVTINLSQ, from the coding sequence ATGATTTGCAAATGGATCGCCCAACGGCGTGACCTGGTACACCCCCGCCTGCACAAAGGACGCCAGTCAGGACAGTCGCTTGTTTTGATCGCGCTGCTGCTGCCAGCGCTGCTGGGGGTGATTGCGCTGGCGATTGACGGTGGCTACGCCTATGCGCAGCGGCGTCAGATGCAAAACGCCGCCGACGCGGCGGCCGTCGCAGGCGCACGGGCTTTCGCCCTGCAGAGCAATGTCAACTCCGAAGTGTCTCGCTTTACCAGTGCCAACGGTGCCTCTTCGTTCTCATGGCGTCAGTTAAGCGAAACGCAAACCGATGTGTTGACCAACCTGAGTATCAACCTCACCAACATCGAGGTGACAGCCAACGTGACCTTCGACACGTTCTTTGCTCGCATTGTTGGCATCAACCAGATGACCGCCACGGCCACCGCGCGCGCACGCGTGCAACCGGTGAACGGTATTGGCAACATGCTCCCCATCATTCCATACGAGCAGAATTTCGTCTTCGGCCAAGAGTACAACATGTGGGACAATGTGCAGAACGCGCCTGGCGGATTTGGCTGGGTCAACTGGGACGGCGGCTCGCCGAGTACCCCGGTCCTGGTCAACTACATCTCGAACCCTGCGTCGTCCGGGGTTCGCAACATCGGTGATTGGGTGCATTCGATGACCGGCGTCAAGTCCAGTTCCCAGGTGCGTGACGCCCTCTCCTACTGGCTGAACCGGCCGGTGATCGTGCCCATGTACGATCAGGTCACCGGCAGCGGCAGCAATGCCATGTACCGCATCAGCGGGTTCGCCCAGTTCATCATGACCAGTTTCAGCCTGACCGGAAACCCCAAAACCGTCCGTGGTCGCTTCGCGGGCCTGGTCATGCCAGGCAACGGTGGTTTCACGCAGTGCTTGACCTGTATGGTCACGATCAATCTGAGTCAATAG
- a CDS encoding pilus assembly protein: protein MSQPGQPLFPEMHPRRSEHGQSTIEFALSVGFVMLLLMAFLDMGRAIYAFGVVAEAAQEGARYAVISPNDTTGIVNTARSHAVGLNPSLLTVTRSLPNTSQVDVQVTYQFRPVTPMISQVIGGSGFIQLSNTARMLIER, encoded by the coding sequence ATGTCGCAACCAGGGCAGCCGTTGTTTCCGGAGATGCATCCTCGGCGGTCAGAACATGGCCAGAGCACGATCGAGTTTGCGTTATCTGTGGGATTTGTCATGCTGCTGCTGATGGCGTTCCTTGATATGGGCCGCGCCATTTACGCCTTCGGTGTGGTGGCAGAGGCGGCGCAGGAGGGGGCGCGTTATGCGGTCATCTCCCCCAACGACACAACCGGTATCGTCAATACGGCACGCAGCCACGCCGTGGGCCTCAACCCGAGCCTGCTCACCGTCACGCGCAGCCTCCCGAATACGTCGCAGGTGGACGTGCAGGTGACGTACCAGTTTCGCCCGGTGACTCCCATGATCAGTCAAGTCATTGGAGGAAGCGGCTTTATCCAGCTCAGTAATACGGCGCGCATGTTGATCGAACGCTGA
- a CDS encoding pilus assembly protein gives MQSHQTLAHRRQAGQNLVELGLLLPMLILMLGILFDMGRAFNAYIVMTNAAREAARVGAVTPSDTAGITTAALSEMQRGGLSTSLTQVQISTNYGTREVRVTLTYSFPLLGAMIFSGQPVLLQRGVSMVIL, from the coding sequence ATGCAGTCACACCAAACCCTTGCCCACCGGCGCCAGGCCGGACAAAACCTGGTTGAACTGGGCCTGCTGTTGCCCATGTTGATCCTGATGCTCGGCATCCTGTTCGACATGGGGCGCGCCTTCAATGCCTACATCGTCATGACCAATGCTGCTCGCGAAGCGGCGCGTGTGGGCGCCGTCACGCCGAGTGACACCGCCGGCATCACCACTGCCGCCCTGAGCGAGATGCAGCGAGGGGGCCTGAGCACATCCTTGACCCAGGTGCAGATCAGCACAAACTACGGAACCCGCGAAGTGCGGGTCACGCTGACCTACAGCTTTCCTCTCTTGGGCGCGATGATCTTTAGCGGGCAACCGGTACTATTGCAACGCGGCGTAAGTATGGTTATCCTGTAA
- a CDS encoding Flp family type IVb pilin, with product MLNYLVALLNREEGQDLAEYGLIIALVAIVVIAALTALGGSLNSILSSISGAI from the coding sequence ATGTTGAACTATCTGGTCGCTCTGTTGAACCGTGAAGAAGGGCAGGACCTGGCCGAGTACGGTCTGATTATCGCCCTGGTCGCCATCGTCGTCATCGCTGCGCTGACCGCCCTGGGTGGCAGCCTCAATAGCATTCTCAGCAGCATCTCTGGCGCTATCTAA
- a CDS encoding Flp family type IVb pilin → MFTYLVALLNREEGQDLAEYGLIIALVAIVVIAALTALGGSLNTILTSISGSI, encoded by the coding sequence ATGTTTACTTATCTGGTCGCTCTGTTGAACCGTGAAGAAGGGCAGGACCTGGCCGAGTACGGTCTGATTATCGCCCTGGTCGCCATCGTCGTCATCGCTGCGCTGACCGCCCTGGGTGGCAGCCTCAACACCATTCTCACCAGCATCTCTGGGTCCATCTAA
- a CDS encoding nucleoside kinase, protein MAAHAQTLPSDIIVPALPRSAVQVHLADGRIFAGPTGTSLEAFIQHAWSTEQAPVMAALVDGHLSELSQVVNEDVHVRPVTMSDSDGMRIYQRSLAFLLVVAAHELFPDARVLVDHSLTMGGLFCEVRGRPPLSADEVAQLNQRMHEIAAADEPIVRRNVPVGTAVALFKQQGDQDKVNLLKYRRKEYLPVYELRGVVDYFFGYMLPSTGYLHLFAVQPYPPGFLLRFPRRRAPYQLPDDQDFPKLAAVFREHRAWMEIMKIGDVSSLNDAIQDGRMQEVILVNEALHEQRIATIAHDIGSRRERVRLILIAGPSSSGKTTFAKRLVVQLLAHGLRPFALEMDNYFLDRHLTPRDAQGNYDFEALDALDRPLLNTHLLDLMAGREVALPRYNFHNGQRETGSTTRLRDDVVILAEGIHGLNPNLVPDIPPDCIYRIYVSALTQLNLDDHNRIPTTDTRLLRRILRDAQYRGYSAQSTIQRWDSVRSGETTYIFPYQENADVMFNSALVYELAVLKPYVEPLLLQIESSGLEYVEARRLLAFLQWFLPCPLDMVPDNSLLREFIGGSILQDFSVLPT, encoded by the coding sequence ATGGCAGCACACGCGCAGACACTACCAAGTGACATAATCGTACCGGCACTTCCTCGCAGCGCGGTGCAGGTACATCTGGCTGACGGGCGCATCTTTGCCGGCCCGACCGGCACGAGTCTCGAAGCCTTCATCCAGCACGCCTGGTCCACGGAGCAGGCGCCGGTGATGGCCGCACTGGTGGACGGGCATCTATCCGAACTGAGTCAGGTTGTCAATGAAGACGTCCATGTGCGCCCGGTGACGATGTCCGACAGCGACGGCATGCGTATCTATCAGCGCTCACTGGCGTTCCTGCTGGTGGTCGCAGCGCATGAACTTTTCCCCGACGCCAGGGTGCTGGTGGATCACTCTTTGACTATGGGCGGCCTGTTTTGCGAGGTCAGGGGGCGCCCGCCCTTGAGCGCAGACGAAGTGGCGCAGCTCAATCAGCGTATGCACGAGATCGCCGCAGCCGATGAGCCTATTGTGCGCCGTAATGTACCGGTGGGGACAGCCGTCGCCCTGTTCAAGCAGCAAGGCGACCAGGACAAGGTCAACCTCCTGAAATATCGGCGCAAGGAGTACTTGCCGGTCTACGAACTGCGAGGCGTGGTTGACTACTTTTTCGGCTACATGCTGCCCTCTACCGGTTATTTACATCTGTTCGCCGTGCAGCCCTATCCCCCTGGATTCCTATTGCGCTTCCCACGCCGTCGCGCTCCCTATCAGTTGCCTGATGATCAGGATTTCCCCAAGCTGGCAGCCGTCTTTCGCGAGCACCGCGCGTGGATGGAAATCATGAAGATCGGAGATGTCAGCTCTCTGAACGACGCCATCCAGGATGGTCGTATGCAGGAAGTGATCCTGGTCAATGAGGCGCTGCACGAGCAGCGTATCGCGACCATTGCGCACGACATTGGCAGCCGCCGCGAGCGCGTGCGTCTGATTCTCATCGCTGGGCCGTCCTCCTCCGGCAAGACCACCTTTGCCAAACGCCTGGTTGTGCAGTTGTTGGCGCACGGTTTGCGCCCATTTGCGCTGGAAATGGATAACTACTTTCTGGACCGTCACTTGACCCCGCGCGACGCCCAGGGCAATTATGACTTCGAAGCGCTAGACGCCCTCGATCGGCCTCTGTTGAACACGCACCTGCTCGACCTGATGGCCGGGCGTGAGGTGGCGCTGCCGCGCTACAATTTTCACAATGGTCAACGTGAAACCGGGTCAACCACGCGCCTGCGCGATGATGTGGTGATCCTTGCGGAAGGCATTCACGGACTGAACCCCAACCTGGTGCCTGATATTCCGCCAGATTGCATCTATCGCATCTATGTGTCGGCCCTGACACAGTTGAACCTCGATGATCACAACCGCATCCCCACCACGGACACCCGTCTGCTGCGCCGCATTTTACGCGACGCGCAGTACCGTGGCTACAGCGCGCAGTCCACGATTCAACGCTGGGACAGTGTGCGCAGCGGCGAAACGACCTACATCTTTCCATACCAGGAAAACGCCGACGTGATGTTCAATTCGGCCCTGGTCTACGAGCTGGCGGTACTCAAGCCGTATGTCGAGCCGCTGTTGCTGCAGATCGAAAGCAGCGGGTTAGAGTACGTGGAGGCGCGGCGCCTGCTGGCCTTCCTGCAATGGTTTCTGCCTTGTCCGCTGGACATGGTGCCCGACAACTCGCTGTTGCGCGAGTTCATCGGCGGGTCCATTCTCCAGGATTTCAGCGTACTGCCAACCTGA
- a CDS encoding site-specific integrase produces MADLEADAVQPSLFAPPEERAPAPPITQTPTLTGQSSLAAAITAFYPYMVRQGFADNTVKSFQSDLRLLGRHTGASRPLHQLSTQALQQFLYWLEHERKAPCSSKSYARRLTTLKVFFAWLRATEVIASDPAAPIIHLPTSAALPVILYDNEVKQMLQTSQDMLWNRSKPDARPYLLINLVLQTAMKKGEAMRVKLEHLDSSDPLGPAVYVRYDNPRYHDKERKLGLSPKLAPAIQQYLREYQPKVFLFECTSRNLEYVLGDTGKAAGMTKSVSFEGLRWTAAVRDYRTGMPAERLRLKMGLSEISWRETLERIRLLAAPGL; encoded by the coding sequence ATGGCAGATTTAGAAGCCGATGCAGTACAACCCAGTCTCTTTGCGCCGCCGGAGGAGAGGGCGCCGGCGCCGCCTATTACCCAGACACCCACGCTGACCGGGCAATCGTCCCTGGCCGCGGCCATCACCGCGTTTTATCCTTACATGGTGCGCCAGGGGTTTGCCGACAACACCGTCAAATCGTTTCAGAGCGATCTGCGCTTGCTGGGACGCCACACCGGCGCCAGCCGGCCGCTCCATCAGTTGAGCACCCAGGCCTTGCAGCAATTTCTCTACTGGCTGGAGCATGAACGCAAGGCGCCGTGCAGCTCCAAAAGCTACGCCCGCCGCCTGACGACCCTGAAGGTCTTCTTTGCCTGGTTGCGCGCGACCGAGGTTATCGCCAGCGATCCCGCGGCGCCGATCATTCATCTGCCGACCAGCGCGGCGCTGCCGGTGATTCTGTATGACAATGAAGTCAAGCAGATGCTGCAAACCAGTCAGGACATGCTCTGGAACCGCAGCAAGCCTGATGCGCGGCCCTATCTGCTCATCAACCTGGTGCTGCAAACCGCCATGAAGAAAGGCGAGGCCATGCGTGTCAAGCTCGAACATCTCGACAGTTCCGATCCACTTGGCCCCGCGGTCTATGTGCGCTATGACAACCCTCGTTATCATGACAAAGAGCGCAAACTTGGCCTCAGCCCCAAACTGGCGCCGGCTATTCAACAGTACCTGCGCGAATACCAGCCGAAGGTCTTTCTGTTCGAGTGTACATCCCGCAATCTGGAGTATGTCCTGGGCGATACCGGCAAGGCGGCCGGCATGACCAAGAGCGTCTCGTTCGAGGGCCTGCGCTGGACAGCCGCGGTGCGCGATTACCGCACCGGGATGCCGGCAGAACGCCTGCGCCTCAAGATGGGGTTGTCGGAGATTTCCTGGCGCGAAACGCTGGAGAGAATTCGCCTGTTGGCCGCGCCCGGACTGTGA